The region TCAGCCACAGTGTTTACCTGAACACTAAATACTGAACACTGAGTACTAAAACTTCATTCTATGTCTCGGCAGATTAATTTCATGCCCCTGCGGATAAGGCTTTCGATGTGTTAGGCTTATATCTTCTTTAATCTGGTTTTGTGTTCGGTATTGATCTTTAGCATCCATATAACGCGGATCTGGAATAAAAGGCATTTTGGCCATTTTGGTTATGGTAATGGTTGGAAAATGATAATCGACTTCGACATTTCCTAACAACAAATAGCAGCCTCCGCCCTGAAAAGGATGTTTTTCTAAACTATCCGGAAAGTGTGCCGTATCAAAATAAGTGCCTTCATGATCGATCCAAGTTCCAAAATACATCGTTCCTTTTTTGGTCGGAACGTGTTTTCTGGAAATCAAATAAGCCAGCATTCTGACTTGCTTTTTATGATATTGAACCAAATCTTTCGCCATCACATCACCGCGATGTTTGGTTTGAAGAAGATCAAAAACAGTGCATGAAACGGGAAAACTTAAAAGCTCGATTTCGTCAAAAGCATCTTCAAAAACAGAACGTTCCAGCGTTGGAAGTTTGTATTCTTTAACGGGTTCTTGCAGTAATTTCAAATCTCTGTTTTCAGGCTTAAAATTATTCAACAGGAGACTGGCAGTTACCAAAAGCTGATTTTTGGTTTTTCCTGTAAAACGAAAAGCATCAATAAAAATCAGAGTTTTAACGCCTTCAATTCCAATTGGAATTCGGTTGATAAAATCTTCCAGAGAACTAAAATCGCCTTTTTTATTTCGATCTTCTTCAATCAAGTGAGCGATTTTAAATTCCAGACTTTGAATGTGCATAAAACCTAAATAAATATCGGTACCATATAAAGTCGTTTGATATTCGCTTTTATTCACACACGGATTATGAATCGTTCCGCCAGACATTCGCGCTTCGTGTACATACACTTCGGTTCTGTAAAATCCACCCTGATTGTTGATTACCGCTGTCATAAATTCCACAGGATAATTGACTTTCAAATACAAACTCTGATAACTTTCAACCGCATAAGAAGCCGAGTGCGCTTTACAAAAAGAATATCCTGCAAACGATTCAATCTGGCGATAAATTTCCTGACTCAACTGTAACGGATGTCCTTTTTGAGCACAGCTCGCAAAGAAATTATCCTTTACTTTTTGCAAAGCTTCCAAAGATCTTCCTTTTCCTGACATGGCACGACGCAGAATATCACCATCAGGAGCGGGAAGTCCGCCGTAATGCTGAGCAATTTTAATTACATCTTCCTGATAAACCATAATGCCGTAGGTTTCGCCAAGATGTTCTCTGAAAACCTCATGAAAATATTCAAACTGAGTTGGATTATTATGACGAAAAATATACTCTTTCATCATTCCCGATTGTGCTACTCCGGGACGAATAATAGACGACGCGGCGACCAAAATTTTATAATTATCACAATTTAAACGACGCAGTAAACCACGCATAGCAGGACTTTCGATATAAAAACAGCCAATCGTATGGCCTTTGGCCAAATAAGAATTGCAAACAGCCTCGTCTTTAGAAATTGAAGTATCGCGAATATCCACTTTTATACCTCGGTTTTTGGCAATCAGTTTTACGCTGTCATCGATGTGACCAATACCGCGTTGGCTTAGAATATCAAACTTGTCAAAACCAATATCTTCGGCAATATGCATATCAAAAAGTACGATTGGAAAACCTTTTGGAGGCATTTCCAGAGGCGTGTAATTGGTAATGGGTTCTTCAGAAATTAGAATTCCACACGCATGCATGCTTCGTTGATTGGGATATTTTCCCATCATTTTTCCGTATTCCTGAACCAATTTTACAATTTTATTGGTTGGATGAAGTTCTTCCGGATTTTTTGCCAAAAGATCTAATTCATCTTTAGGAAGACCAAAAACCTTTCCGACTTCTCTAAAAATAGAACGGTATTTAAACTCGACGTTCGTTCCGCAAAACGCAACATGATCTTTGCCGTATTTCTCAAAAATATATTCTAAAATTGTGTTACGTTCCTGCCAACTCCAATCAATATCAAAATCGGGTGGTGTTTTTCGGTTTAAGTTTAGAAAACGTTCAAAATAGAGATCGAGTTCAATAGGGCAGATATCGGTAATTCCGAGACAATAGGCAATGATGCTGTTGGCACCGCTTCCGCGACCAATATGCATAAAACCTTGGCTGTTGCTATATTGAATAATATCCCAAGTAATTAAAAAATAACCGCTGAATTCTAATTCGTCAATTACTTTTAATTCTTTTTCCACGCGGGCTTTTGCCTCAGTATTTTCGTTTCCGTAACGTTTTTCAAATCCTTCCCAAGCTAATTCCGTCAGTTTTTCTAAATCTTCCTGACGATTTTGAGTATAGAATTTTTTATTTCTTTTAGCCGAAAAATCATATTGAAAATTACAATCGTCAATGATACGTTGTGTATTCAAAATGATTTCAGGATATTTTTCATAGAAAGGTAGAATCGATTCTACAGGTTTCATCACATCAGAAACTTTGCAATAATCAGCTTCTGTAAGTTTCGATAAAATAATATTCGTATCAATAGCACGAAGCACTTTATGCAGGTTGTATTCTTTTTTATTTCTAAAAGTTACAGGCTGTAAAATCACCATTTTGGAGATTTTATTTTTATGTTTTGAAGTCAGAAGACTAGAAACTTCTTCAGGGCGAACTCCGATAAATTCATTTTCATAAAGTGTTTCAGGAGCATTTTCTAAAGTATAAATCACAAAAACCGATTCGAATTTTGGAGCACGCAAAGGCAAAGTTTCTCCGCTGAAATTATAATCCGTTAAAAAACGATTCATTTCTGCTAAACCTTCTGCATTTTTAGCGAGGCCAATATATCGGAATTCATGATTGCATCGAAATTCCATTCCAATCAAAGGTTTGATTTCTTTTTCCTGACACGCTTTTATAAAATCGTAAATTCCGGTAACGGTATTAATATCGGTCAATGCCATTGCTTTTATACCATGCAAAACGGCTTCGGCAATCAAATCCTTAAGCGGAATTGTGCCGTAACGCAGAGAATGATAAGAATGACAATTGAGATACATTATTTCTTGCGTTTTAAAATTTCGTCTTTAGTGTTGGGTTTAAAGTGAGCTCCGGCGCAACGCATTACGGCATCAAAACCATAACGGCTTTTCATTTTGTCCATCGCTTCATAAAGTGAAAGCATTTCCTGAGTGTCTTCAAAAAGATCAATTTGATAGGTTCCGCGCACGAGTCCGCTAAAGCGAACACCAATCAAGCGCAGACGCATACGACGCTGATATACTTTCTCAAAAAGTTCTATTACATTTTTCGTCAGCACATGATCGGCAGAGGTATAAGCTACCCGGCATTGTTTGGTTTCGGTATCAAAATTGGCGTAACGTATTTTGACTGTAACAGTCGAAGTCAGCCATTGTTCAGCACGAAGCTGAAACGCTAGTTTTTCGACCATTCCTAATAATATTCTTCTCAGTTTGGCAAGATCGATAGTATCTTGAGAGAAAGTCGTTTCGGTCGAAATTGATTTTCTTTCGGTATAAGGTTCAACTGGCGTATGGTCAATTCCGTGCGCTTTTTTCCAAAGTTCCAGACCATTTTTACCAATCATTTGTTGTAAAACCTCAGCAGGCATTTCGGCCAAAGTCTGAATTTTACGAACGCCAATTCGGGACAAAAGCTGAAAAGTAACAGCTCCCACCATCGGGATTTTCTGAATAGAAAGCGGATTTAAAAAATCTTGTACTTCTTGTTCCGGAATTTGAAGATTCCCTACAGGTTTGCCTTCTCCAGTCGCAATTTTAGAAACGGTTTTATTGATGGATAATGAAAAACTAATTGGAAGTCCGGTTTCTTTAATAACTTTCTGCGCCAATTCATTTGTCCATTTATAACTACCGTGAAATTTATCCATTCCGGTAATATCCAGATAAAATTCATCGACACTGGCTTTTTCTAAAACAGGCGCTTTTTCCTGAAGAATTTCAGTAACATCATGAGAAAGTTGTGAATACAGTTCCATGTCGCCTTTCATCACTTTTGCGTCTGGGCAAAGTTTTAACGCCATACGAATTGGCATTGCAGAGCGAACACCATATTTACGGGCTTCATAAGAACAAGATGCCACAACGCCACGATCTCCGCCACCTATAATAAGCGGAATTCCGTTAAGTTCTGAGTTGGTGCGTCTTTCGCAGGATACAAAAAAGGTATCCAGATCCATATGTACAATTGCCCGTGCCATTTTCCTTTTGTTTTTGTATGGAACAAAATTAGTACAGGTGATAACAATTTTTTGTATATTTGCTGTTCCAAATTATAACAAATTAATTATGTCCTTATTTTCAGACAACATCAGAGCACTAAGGGTTAAGCATAAAATATCACAAGAAAAATTAGCTGAAAACCTAAGTATTACAAGAGGAAGATACGTGAAATACGAAGACGGAACTTCGGAAGCACCGTATGACATTTTAAAGAAAATTGCATTATATTTTCACATGAGTATTGATTTGATATTATCTGTCGATATACGCAAAATTGATGTGCAAAATTTGATAAAACTGGAAGGCAACCGACTTATTTTACCAATCCAGGTAGATAGTTTTGGAGAAAATTATATCGAAATTGTATCTCAAAAAGCAAAAGCAGGTTACCTCAACGGATATGCTGATCCGGAATATATTGAAAGTTTACAGCAGATTACACTTCCGTTTTTAGGCCCAGGAAAACACCGTGGATTTCCCGTTGAAGGAGATTCAATGCCTCCGCATGAAGATGGTTCTATTATTATTGGCCGTTATGTGGAAAAACTGGGAGAGGTGATGGACGGTAAAACTTATATTCTGATTACTAAGACTGAAGGAATGGTTTACAAACGTCTCAATAAAAACAAAAAGAATAGTTTGGTTTTAGAATCAGATAATAGTTTTTATCCGAATTATGAAGTGAAAGCGTCTGATATTCTCGAGATTTGGGAATACGAATGTAATATCGGACGTTCTGATAAAAAACAAGAAACGACGGAAACTGGAGCAATGAAAGATTTGCTTTTAGAATTAAAGCGTGAAGTTCGAGAAATTAAGAATAATACTTCGAATACCTAAAAAAAGTTTTGCCACAGATTTCACAGATTAAAAGGATTTTTGAATTACTTTGTCTAGATTTTCCACCACGAATTCACGAATTTTTATTTGAAATAATTCGTGAATTCGTGGCGAATAAATTAGCACAAAGAAAAATCCTTTTAATCTGTGAAATCTGTGGCTTTAAAAATAAACTTTGTGCCTTAGTACCTTCGTGGCAAAAAAACTAAAAGATCTTCGCAAATCCCAATCCATATTGCTGTCCATTATAAAAAGGCATTATCATAGAAGTTGATTTATTTTCGGCTGATGATTTGAATAACTTTTTAGTAATATACGGATTGATCCAATAAGCAATTTTGGTACTCAAAATCCCAATTCCCGCTCCAGCAGCGACATCAGTTAACCAATGACGATTATTGTAGATTCTAAAAAGTCCCGTTCCAGTAGCAACGGCATAACCTGCAATTCCATACCAAATTGATTTGTCTTTATATTCTTGATATAAAAATTCGGCGCCCATAAATGCAGTTGCAGTATGTCCAGAAGGAAAGGAGTTGTTCGAACTTCCGTCAGGCCTTTCAACATGTGAAATCGATTTTAAGCCTAAAACCGTTGTCGCCATTATGGCGTATGAAGTCACCAATATGACCGAGCGATCGCGCATATTGTTTTTGCCTTTTACACCGAAAGCATTCAGCGCATAAACAGATACGGCAGGTGCGTACTGAGAGAAGTCATCAATGGTAACTTTCTCGTCAATATCTTCAGTAACTTCATCTTTAATTTGGTGATTGAAACTCAAAAGCTGATCACTTTCTAAACCAATTACGCCATAACCAATTAAAACCGACGGAATGATTAATTGTTTGTAATTGAATTTTAGTTGATGAGAAGTACTGTCAATTTTAGTAATCGAATCATTTTGCTGTGCATTCGCAGAAAATAATCCGAATAGAAATACCAGAGAAACCGCTTTGTGGAACATTGTTTTTGTCGTTATATTTTGCAATAGTAACGAATGTTTAAAGCTGGTATTTTGGTCTTAATTGAACCTTAAGCGAACTTTAATTTGTTGGGTTTAAATAGAGTAATTGGATTAAGATTGGCTAAATTTATTTAAAAATTCCATAAGAATAATTGATATTGTAGCAACGGATTTCAATCCATTGAAAATTAGATGTAGATGATTAAAAGTCCCATAGGGAAGATTAATATTTGCGATCAATATGTACCGAACCTACGGTTCTTTTGTATTGCAGAATCTCTGTGTCAACCGGATTGAAATCCGGCCCTACAAAATGACTCGAGCCTACGGCTCTTTTGATAAATTTTATTAAAATATAATTTGTGAAAATTTGTGTAATTTGTGGCGAAAACACACACACAAAGTTATTCAAAAATCTGTTTAATCCTTTTAATCTGTGGCTGAAAAATAAAACTTAGCGTCTTAGTGCCTTTGTGGCAAAACAAAAAAAATTAAGTTTTCAACGAAAACCAAAACGTACTTCCCAAACCTAAATTACTTTCAACACCAACACTTCCATTCTGAGCTTCAATAAATTCTTTGCTAATCGCTAAGCCCAATCCCGTTCCAGATTTCTGACTTC is a window of Flavobacterium crocinum DNA encoding:
- a CDS encoding DNA polymerase III subunit alpha, which translates into the protein MYLNCHSYHSLRYGTIPLKDLIAEAVLHGIKAMALTDINTVTGIYDFIKACQEKEIKPLIGMEFRCNHEFRYIGLAKNAEGLAEMNRFLTDYNFSGETLPLRAPKFESVFVIYTLENAPETLYENEFIGVRPEEVSSLLTSKHKNKISKMVILQPVTFRNKKEYNLHKVLRAIDTNIILSKLTEADYCKVSDVMKPVESILPFYEKYPEIILNTQRIIDDCNFQYDFSAKRNKKFYTQNRQEDLEKLTELAWEGFEKRYGNENTEAKARVEKELKVIDELEFSGYFLITWDIIQYSNSQGFMHIGRGSGANSIIAYCLGITDICPIELDLYFERFLNLNRKTPPDFDIDWSWQERNTILEYIFEKYGKDHVAFCGTNVEFKYRSIFREVGKVFGLPKDELDLLAKNPEELHPTNKIVKLVQEYGKMMGKYPNQRSMHACGILISEEPITNYTPLEMPPKGFPIVLFDMHIAEDIGFDKFDILSQRGIGHIDDSVKLIAKNRGIKVDIRDTSISKDEAVCNSYLAKGHTIGCFYIESPAMRGLLRRLNCDNYKILVAASSIIRPGVAQSGMMKEYIFRHNNPTQFEYFHEVFREHLGETYGIMVYQEDVIKIAQHYGGLPAPDGDILRRAMSGKGRSLEALQKVKDNFFASCAQKGHPLQLSQEIYRQIESFAGYSFCKAHSASYAVESYQSLYLKVNYPVEFMTAVINNQGGFYRTEVYVHEARMSGGTIHNPCVNKSEYQTTLYGTDIYLGFMHIQSLEFKIAHLIEEDRNKKGDFSSLEDFINRIPIGIEGVKTLIFIDAFRFTGKTKNQLLVTASLLLNNFKPENRDLKLLQEPVKEYKLPTLERSVFEDAFDEIELLSFPVSCTVFDLLQTKHRGDVMAKDLVQYHKKQVRMLAYLISRKHVPTKKGTMYFGTWIDHEGTYFDTAHFPDSLEKHPFQGGGCYLLLGNVEVDYHFPTITITKMAKMPFIPDPRYMDAKDQYRTQNQIKEDISLTHRKPYPQGHEINLPRHRMKF
- the dinB gene encoding DNA polymerase IV; this encodes MARAIVHMDLDTFFVSCERRTNSELNGIPLIIGGGDRGVVASCSYEARKYGVRSAMPIRMALKLCPDAKVMKGDMELYSQLSHDVTEILQEKAPVLEKASVDEFYLDITGMDKFHGSYKWTNELAQKVIKETGLPISFSLSINKTVSKIATGEGKPVGNLQIPEQEVQDFLNPLSIQKIPMVGAVTFQLLSRIGVRKIQTLAEMPAEVLQQMIGKNGLELWKKAHGIDHTPVEPYTERKSISTETTFSQDTIDLAKLRRILLGMVEKLAFQLRAEQWLTSTVTVKIRYANFDTETKQCRVAYTSADHVLTKNVIELFEKVYQRRMRLRLIGVRFSGLVRGTYQIDLFEDTQEMLSLYEAMDKMKSRYGFDAVMRCAGAHFKPNTKDEILKRKK
- a CDS encoding XRE family transcriptional regulator, with product MSLFSDNIRALRVKHKISQEKLAENLSITRGRYVKYEDGTSEAPYDILKKIALYFHMSIDLILSVDIRKIDVQNLIKLEGNRLILPIQVDSFGENYIEIVSQKAKAGYLNGYADPEYIESLQQITLPFLGPGKHRGFPVEGDSMPPHEDGSIIIGRYVEKLGEVMDGKTYILITKTEGMVYKRLNKNKKNSLVLESDNSFYPNYEVKASDILEIWEYECNIGRSDKKQETTETGAMKDLLLELKREVREIKNNTSNT
- a CDS encoding phosphatase PAP2 family protein, with product MFHKAVSLVFLFGLFSANAQQNDSITKIDSTSHQLKFNYKQLIIPSVLIGYGVIGLESDQLLSFNHQIKDEVTEDIDEKVTIDDFSQYAPAVSVYALNAFGVKGKNNMRDRSVILVTSYAIMATTVLGLKSISHVERPDGSSNNSFPSGHTATAFMGAEFLYQEYKDKSIWYGIAGYAVATGTGLFRIYNNRHWLTDVAAGAGIGILSTKIAYWINPYITKKLFKSSAENKSTSMIMPFYNGQQYGLGFAKIF